A portion of the Cryptomeria japonica chromosome 5, Sugi_1.0, whole genome shotgun sequence genome contains these proteins:
- the LOC131052694 gene encoding lectin 9-like produces MTATGDASISDFEIRLTRNQLNSGLTWSLGWAIYNESIPLWDNFSGAVAIFSTHFPFLITKEDDERASGDGLTFFLAPTRLNIVNSSPGNSSN; encoded by the coding sequence ATGACGGCGACAGGAGATGCTTCCATTTCTGATTTTGAGATTCGGCTCACCAGGAATCAACTAAACTCTGGCCTGACCTGGAGCCTTGGATGGGCAATTTATAATGAGTCAATTCCTCTCTGGGATAACTTTTCTGGAGCTGTGGCAATTTTTTCTACCCATTTTCCattcctcatcactaaagaggatgATGAAAGAGCGAGTGGGGATGGGCTCACTTTCTTCCTCGCCCCTACTAGATTGAACATTGTCAACTCTAGTCCAGGAAATTCATCGAATTAG